The window TGCCGTGGATCTTCTTTTCGGCGCGCAGCGCGGGTTCCGGCAAGCGCCTGTTCTTCGCCATCCTGATCAGCCTCGCCTACATGATCGGCAGCCGCGTCATCGGCGACGCGGCGGTGGTCTGGCAGATGCCGCCGGTCGTCGGCGCGTTCCTGCCGGTCGCGCTGTTCGCCGCCGCCGGCGCCGTCCTGCTGAAACGGCTGCAAGCGGGTTAGTCCGTGTGCGTCGCCGCCGGTCACTGTTGGCTTTCTGGCAGGCGGTTGCGCCACGCGAGGCATTCATCGTTGAACAGGTCGGTGGCAGGTTCAGGTCCTGATGCGCCGAGCGACAGCATCGCGGTACGCCGGCCAAAGATGTTGCCGCTCCGCTGAGACGCTGCAAGCAGGTTAGTTTTGGTGCGCGTCGTCGCTCGCCACCAACCGGCTCGCCGACAGGCGGTCGTGCCACGCGAGGCGTTCGTTGTTGAACAGGGCGGCGACAAAACCAAGACCGAGTGTGGTCAGCGACAGCATCGCCGCCGCGAACCGCAGCAGCGCGGTGCGCCAGTTGACATTGCCGCCGCCGTCGGCGACGACGCGGATTTTCCAGGTCTTCATGCCGGGCGTCTGCCCACCGTGCGTCCAGAACCAGGTGAAATAGGCCGCAATCAGCGCATACAGAAAGGCCGCATAGACGGGGTAGAGGGGGTGTTCCGGCGTGATGCCGGCGATGCTCCACGGCAGCGACGCCAGCGCCAGCACGGCGAACACGAACAGCGCGTCATAGAACATCGCCGCAGCGCGCCTTGCAAGGCCGACGCCCCGGACGCCGCCGCCGATGCCTCGAACGCCGCCGCTGGCGCCCCCGATGCCATCGCCAGCGCCCTCACTGCCGCCGCCGCCGGCGTCTTTGTCGCGGTTTTGTGCCATAATCCGGTAATGGGAGATTCAGTGATGAACTCAACGATGAAGGGGGCTTGCGGCGGCGCCGCCGCCGAATTGCCGCCCGGCGAGCGTAGTCTAATCGAAAGCTTCATCGGCGGCGCGTTTTCCGAGCGCGGGCTGTCGCGCAACACGCTGGCGGCCTACCGCCGCGACCTGGCCGGTTTCGCCGCGTGGCTGCGCCGGCGCGGCACGGCGCTTGCAAACGCGGGCCGCGGCGACTTGCAGGACTGCCTCGCCGACCGCATGCGGCGCGGCTACGCATCGCGTTCCAACGCGCGCTGGTTGTCGTCGCTGCGCGGGTTTTATGCGTGGATGGTGCGCGAGAAACGCGCCGCCCGCAATCCGTGCGAGCGGATGCCGTCGCCGCGCGCGGGCCGCAAACTGCCGCCGGTGCTGCGCGAGAACGAAGTCGAGCAACTGCTGGAGGCGCCCGACACCGCCACCGCGCACGGCCTGCGCGACAAGGCGATGCTGGAATTGATGTACGCCGGCGGCCTGCGGGTCTCGGAACTGGTCGGCCTGACCTTCCCGCAGGTCTTTGCCGACGGCGGCTACCTGAAAATCACCGGCAAGGGCGGCAAGGAGCGGCTGGTGCCAATCGGCGAGGAGGCCTGCGAATGCCTGCAACGCTACCTCGACGACGCGCGCCCGCAACTGATGAAAGGGCGCGGCGAGTGCGAGGCGGTGTTTGTGTCGCGGCGCGGCGCCGGCATCACGCGGCAGACTTTCTGGCACG is drawn from Gammaproteobacteria bacterium and contains these coding sequences:
- a CDS encoding RDD family protein — encoded protein: MAQNRDKDAGGGGSEGAGDGIGGASGGVRGIGGGVRGVGLARRAAAMFYDALFVFAVLALASLPWSIAGITPEHPLYPVYAAFLYALIAAYFTWFWTHGGQTPGMKTWKIRVVADGGGNVNWRTALLRFAAAMLSLTTLGLGFVAALFNNERLAWHDRLSASRLVASDDAHQN
- the xerD gene encoding site-specific tyrosine recombinase XerD, whose translation is MKGACGGAAAELPPGERSLIESFIGGAFSERGLSRNTLAAYRRDLAGFAAWLRRRGTALANAGRGDLQDCLADRMRRGYASRSNARWLSSLRGFYAWMVREKRAARNPCERMPSPRAGRKLPPVLRENEVEQLLEAPDTATAHGLRDKAMLELMYAGGLRVSELVGLTFPQVFADGGYLKITGKGGKERLVPIGEEACECLQRYLDDARPQLMKGRGECEAVFVSRRGAGITRQTFWHGLKQLARKAGIARPFSPHTIRHAFATHLLDHGADLRTVQMLLGHSDLSTTQIYTHIANRRLKDLHRAHHPRG